TATGAGGATTGGCAGCGTACGATTAATACGAATCTAGGCGGTACCTTTCTTACTGTCAAATACGCATTACCATATTTGAAAAAGGAAGGCGGCAGTATTGTTATTACCAGCTCGATTAATGGAAACACGACATTTGCCAGCTTCGGTATGTCAGCGTATAGTTCATCCAAAGCAGCACAAGTTGCATTTGCCAAAATGGCGGCATTGGAGCTAGCGCAATTTCGTATTCGTGTAAATGTTATCTGTCCCGGCGCAATCTCTACCAATATCGATCAAAGCACAGAGCGTAATGAATTGGTGGAGAAGATTGCAATCCCGATCGAATTCCCGAATGGGCGTCAGCCGTTGGCAGGTCAATCCGGTTCAGTCGATAATGTAGTGGATCTCGTCACTTTCCTGTCTTCATCGGAAGCTTCCCATATTACAGGCGCACAGGTTGTCATTGATGGAGCTGAATCTCTCCTCTGTTAATGGATGTATATCATAATGATTAAAATGGACATTGTCTGACTTGCATAAACATAAGATGTACTGGAACTGGGGAGAACACTGGAACGCGCACTATGCTTGTTACATGATTAGGAAACAAATGATTTCGTTATGCTGCAAAGGTATATCATGCTGAAAGAATCTTTCGTGGTGCAAGAATCTCTGCTAAGAATCTTTTATGCTGTGAAGATATAATGTAAGCATTGTCGAACGGAATCAGTATATAAAGCCGCACCTTCTTCTTGTTTCGACAAGAGAGAAGGGCGGCTTTTTCGATTGTTGATACGTTCATTCGCAGCTTGTTAAGCATGGATATGGATAAACGGTTCGTTGAGCTAATGAATAGGCTATCAGTTGCTGAATCTACACCTTAACAACGTGATGCAATATGGTATAGTAAACAGTACATTCGCTGCCTTTTACCATGATTCTTTTACAATAGCGATTGTTCGTAAGTAGCACATGGTTAGGCAACATATGATTCTACAATCAGACGCAAAGGAAGGTGACGCTTATGCTATCATGGCTGGCGGATCAGAAAATTGAAGAAGCGATGAGAAAAGGCGAGTTCGACGATTTGCCGGGCAAAGGCAAGCCGCTGGAGCTGGAGGATCTGTCTCATGTACCAGAGGAATTGCGTTCTGCTTATAAGCTAATGAAAAATGCCAATATTATACCGGAAGAATTAAGCTTGCGACAGGATATGATTACGTTGACCGATCTGATTGCCGCTTGTCAGCATGACGGCGAGCGTCGTGAATTGCGTAAACGGCTGGATGAAAAGACGCTGCGGCTGAACATGCTGACTGCTCAGCAGGATTGGAGTAATAATCCCTCTTATGGTAGATATGAGAGTAAAATTCGCCGTAAATTGACAGGGATATAGGAAAGAAGGGAGTATAGCTTTGACTGACATTCATTCTTTACCAGTAGATGGGCTGATCCCTGATCTGGTGCATCATTTGAATACATGTGGTACGGCGGTGCTGATTGCGGAGCCAGGAGCGGGGAAGACGACACGGATTCCACTAGCCCTGCTGCATGAGCCGTGGCTGGAAGGGCGACGCATCATCATGCTAGAGCCGCGCAGACTGGCGGCAATCTCAGCGGCGCGTTATATGGCAGCAGCGCTTGGTGAGTCGGTTGGACAGACGGTTGGCTATCGAGTAGCGCTGGATACGCGGGTTAGCGAGAGGACACGAATCGAGGTTGTTACCGAAGGGATATTGACGCGGATGCTACAGCATGATCCTTCGCTGGAGCAGGCAGGGATTATTATTTTTGATGAATTTCATGAGCGCAATCTGCATGCCGATCTGGGGCTTGCTCTTACGATAGAGAGCAGGTCTCTTTTGCGTGATGATCTGCGTGTGCTTGTGATGTCGGCAACGATGAACCCGCAGCCGGTGGCTCAATTGCTGGGAGATGCACCGATATTGACCAGTGCTGGACGCAATTTTTCGGTAGAAACGATCTATGAAGCTGGCGAATCGGCATTCGGTTTGTACAATCGTCCGGGCGCGCTTATGGAGCCGAAGGTGGCGGCAGTGATTTGGAAAGCTTTGTCGCGGCATGAGGGAGATATGCTTGTCTTTTTGCCGGGTGTTCGTGAAATTCGGCGGGTGCAGCAGGAACTGCTTGCTTCCAATCATGCGCTACTGTCACAAACGGATATTGCGATTTTGCATGGAGGATTACAAGCGGAACAGCAGGATCAGGCGGTGCGTCAGCGACAAGCGGGACGACGCAAGGTGATTCTTTCGACCTCGCTCGCGGAATCCAGTGTGACGGTGGATGGAGTGAGGATCGTCGTGGATAGCGGACTCATGCGTACGCGTATCCTATCCCCAGCTACAGGAATGGAAAAGATGGAAACGCGCCGTGTTTCTGTGGATGCTGCCGATCAGCGACGCGGTCGTGCAGGTAGACAGGCAGCGGGTGTCTGCTATCGACTATGGAGTGCCGAGGAGCATCCGCTACTGCCTACGGAGCGAGTGCCGGAGATTGTACAAAGTGATCTCACACCACTGGCATTGGAAGTGTCGGCATGGGGGGCAAATGTAGATGAACTTGCTTGGCTGACACCTCCGCCTGCTCATGTGTACCATCAAGGTCAGCAATTGCTGCAACAGCTAGAAGCATTGGATAATCAGTTACGCATGACAGATCATGGTCGGCGTATGATTATGATGGGGAGCCATCCGCGACTATCACATATGATACTGCGTACAGCTGAGGTGGAACCAGAACTGGTGGAACTGGCATGCCAGCTGGCAGCTTTGCTGCAGGAACGGGATATTTTGCCGCCGTCAGCTGGCATTGATCTGGTGGATCGTGTGAAGGTCTTGCAAGGCAGTGGAATGTATACGGTAAATCAGTATGTATTGGAACGGATTCGCGAATGGAGTCAGCGATTCTTACGACAATATCGTC
The DNA window shown above is from Paenibacillus sp. JQZ6Y-1 and carries:
- a CDS encoding SDR family oxidoreductase, whose product is MEQTIHPQRFAGQVAFISGAGSGIGRASALRFAAHGAKVIICDVSEERIRETEAEINQAYPDSAKAFVADIANEQHVQAAIEQGAEQFGGLNIVFANAGINGTVAPIDEIGYEDWQRTINTNLGGTFLTVKYALPYLKKEGGSIVITSSINGNTTFASFGMSAYSSSKAAQVAFAKMAALELAQFRIRVNVICPGAISTNIDQSTERNELVEKIAIPIEFPNGRQPLAGQSGSVDNVVDLVTFLSSSEASHITGAQVVIDGAESLLC
- a CDS encoding DnaJ family domain-containing protein, whose translation is MLSWLADQKIEEAMRKGEFDDLPGKGKPLELEDLSHVPEELRSAYKLMKNANIIPEELSLRQDMITLTDLIAACQHDGERRELRKRLDEKTLRLNMLTAQQDWSNNPSYGRYESKIRRKLTGI
- the hrpB gene encoding ATP-dependent helicase HrpB, producing the protein MTDIHSLPVDGLIPDLVHHLNTCGTAVLIAEPGAGKTTRIPLALLHEPWLEGRRIIMLEPRRLAAISAARYMAAALGESVGQTVGYRVALDTRVSERTRIEVVTEGILTRMLQHDPSLEQAGIIIFDEFHERNLHADLGLALTIESRSLLRDDLRVLVMSATMNPQPVAQLLGDAPILTSAGRNFSVETIYEAGESAFGLYNRPGALMEPKVAAVIWKALSRHEGDMLVFLPGVREIRRVQQELLASNHALLSQTDIAILHGGLQAEQQDQAVRQRQAGRRKVILSTSLAESSVTVDGVRIVVDSGLMRTRILSPATGMEKMETRRVSVDAADQRRGRAGRQAAGVCYRLWSAEEHPLLPTERVPEIVQSDLTPLALEVSAWGANVDELAWLTPPPAHVYHQGQQLLQQLEALDNQLRMTDHGRRMIMMGSHPRLSHMILRTAEVEPELVELACQLAALLQERDILPPSAGIDLVDRVKVLQGSGMYTVNQYVLERIREWSQRFLRQYRQLGAELESKHSSSSIIKRSDKAISNPMNHTDSHTSKNNQHQMEEWTGALLSLAYPDRIGQNRGDGRFRLRIGRGAYINQRQQAVHALQTAPYIVAAELDDTGSESRILLAAVVTEEQLRRLHQPHIEEVSQVHYDAERESIRAQRITRLGAIVFQEINDPHPSIEAVQQALLNALRSHGRGLNLLQWTRPAIQLRQRLALMNKVQPEHYPAMDDASLLAEADEWLLPYMDTIRRLSDLKRLQAGELLLNRLSWQQRQEMDALAPTHIQVPSGSRIPVDYSDSERPYIAVRLQEMFGCTQTPLIGNRIPVTIQLLSPANRPVQVTSDLESFWQHTYFDIKKDLKGRYPKHYWPDDPLAAQPTNRAKPRNN